CGGCAGGCTCGTAGAGGATCGGCTGGGCGATCCGGTAGTAGAGAAACTCCTTATCCCGGGCATCGTAGAGATAGTTGATGACACTCATCATCAGATTTTCCCGGGGGGAACGCAAAACGGAGATCTCTTCGATCGTCGCCCCCTTTTCGCTGCTGAAACTGGGTTTGTTGTAGGTTACCCGAAGCTGCATCGTGTGGAAATTTTCTCCGTAGCTTCGCGCCAGATCGCTGTAAAGATCGATTCTGTGGTAGTTTCTAAAGAGCGAATAATAGTCGTTTTCGACACCATTCTTCTTTAGGACATCTTCCATGTTTTTGTAGGCCGAATAAGAGTAGTAGAGATTTTCCGAAATCGAGAACTTCAAGTAGTCATCGAAAAACGAGGTATAGAAGGTCAAAGGAAGGTTGATTTCCTGAAATTCGATATGTTTTCCCGATTCGGTGAAAAAGTGGTTGAAACGGTAGTCGGCCGAATATTGAAGACTGTTGAACCCCAAAAGAGCGTTTTGGTAATGGTGCAGCTGGATGATCGGAATATTCTGGAAGGTCTCTCTCCTCTCTTCATCGGAAAGCGCCGTGTCGATAAAGTATTTCCCGTAGATACCGGCGTAGTTGTCCTGCGTATTGTAGTAGTAGTTGATACGCGACTGCACCTGCGAACTGTCCGCCAATTCCGCGTTGGTTCTTGCCTGCAGATTGATATAATCCGGGTCGTTGAGATAGGTGATATCGGCATAGAAGCCGTCTCGTGAGTCGCCTCCCAAAGGTGAGAAAAGTCTCGTTCTCTCGTATCGGAGTTCCATACCGTAATGGGAGCTGTTTTTCAGATCATACTTTTCGACGTAACTCTTTTTCGTCTTGAAATAGCCCGCTTTGATATGCCCTTTCGAGTAGGGTGAGTCGACAAACCGGAAGAGCGCGTAGGCGCCGATACCCCTGTCCACCCTGTATTGGGGCGTAATCTGCAGATCCCACTGGGGGTCGATGGCGAGATAGAAGGGCTGCTCGTAGATAAAGCCGTCCCTGTCGGAAATGCCGAAATTGGGACGCAAAAGACCGCTTTTGCGCTCTTTTTCCGTCGAAACCCCCAGATAGGGGAGGTAGAAAACAGGCATATCCTTGATGTAAAAGCGGGGATTCCAGATATTCATCCACTTGGTCGTCATGTTGTAGTCGACGGACCTGAATTCGATATGCCAGTCGGGGCATGTCACGTCACAGCTGGAGAGCAGCGCCTTTTGCAAAGATATCTCCTCCTTGTGCCTTTCGGCTTTTTTCCCGCGTGCCCAGAGCTGTGTTTCGAAACCGGCGAGGAAGTAGTTTTCGAAGATATCGTGATCGTTTTTCAGATCGAGGTAGACATAGTCGCCAAGCAGCGCGTACTCCATCCCTTTCATCAGCGTGACATTGCCGAAAAATTCCATGATGGAGCGGTTCGTATCGTAAAGCGCCCTGTCGGCCTGTAGAATCATGTCCTTGTAGTAGACGACGACACTCTCCTGTGCGCTTAAAACGGTCGCATTTCTCTCCACTTTCGAAGCCAGTATCTGCACCTGCGACATCTCTTCGGAGGCGGCAAGCATAAAGGTGACCGCAAAAAGAAGGAAGAGCAGATTACGCATCGACAACCAGGGTGGAGGCTACTTTGTCATGCCATGTCTGGCGAAGAGGGTCGAAAAAGGCCCAGGCAAAACCAAGATAGAAGACCATGCCGCTGATGACACGGAATATGGCGCGATTGAAAGCGACGGAGAAACGGGGCCTTTGCATTGTCCCTGTCTCGACCACGACCATTTTCATCGCGATTTTCCCGAGTGTCGCGCCATACTGCCAGACAAACCATGTATGGTAGATAATGTGCGCCGTCGCAATCAGCAGCCAGACGCTGTTGATGACGGCTGCAACCTCCTGCGGCCCCTGTGCCATCGAAATCGGCTGCCACAGGAGTATTATAAAGATTATACTGATCAACATATCGTCGATGGCGAAAGCGACGCTTCGCCTGCCAAGCGGAGCGGGTTGCAGACCGCTCTTGCGCAGGCGGTTTTCTATCGGCTCATCCATCCGTCTGACGCAGCGCCTGATAGGCGATGTCGCTTCGGCACTGTTTGCCGGCAAAATGGACCTGCCCGCAGAGCATGTAGGCGTTGTCCCGGGCTTCTTTGATCGAATCGCCGAGCCCGACACATACGAGTACCCGGCCGCCGGTCGCCATCAGTTTCCCGTCGATGAGGGAGACACCGGCGAAATCGATGTGCGCTTTTTCGGCCAGTTCGGTATGAACGATCCTGTCGATGATGATCTCCGCCGGCTCGCTGCTTTTGTAGGGGTAGTTGCGGCTTGCCATGACGACACCTACGGCATATTTGTCCATGAACGCCACATCGAGCTCCTTAAGTCTTCCGGATGCGGCTTTGTCAAACAGCTCTCCCGCCGGCGTCTTCAGAAGCGGCATCAGCACTTCACACTCGGGATCGCCGAAGCGCACATTGAATTCGAGGGTATAGGGTTCGTTGTCGACGATCATCAGGCCGGCAAAAAGGACACCTTCAAAAGGCATCCCTTCCTCCGCCATTCCGTCGACGGTGGGCTTGATGATGCGCGCCTCGATCTTGCGGTAGAGTTCGTCGTTGATCAGCGGCGTCGGGGCGTAGGCTCCCATCCCCCCCGTATTGGGCCCTTCGTCATTGTCGAGAAGACGCTTGTGGTCCTGCGCCGCGGGCAGCAGCACGTAGTCTCTGCCGTCGCAGATGGCAAAAAGTGAAAGTTCATACCCATTAAGAAACTCTTCCACGACGATCTTGGTCCCGGCTTCGCCGAACGCTTTGCCGCTGAGCATTTCCGAGGCGGCCTTTTTCGCTTCGTCGCGGCTTTTGGCGATAATGACACCCTTGCCGGCACAAAGCCCGTCCGCTTTTACGACAATCGGTTCGGTTAGCGAATCGATGAACCCGAAAGCCTCCTCGATGCTCTCCGTCTCGACATAGCGGGCCGTCGGAATGTTATGGCGCGCCAGAAAGTTTTTCATGAAAATTTTGCTGCCTTCCAGCTGTGCCGCCTTCTTCGAAGGCCCGAAAATCTTCAGTCCCCGTGCCTTGAAAATATCGACGATCCCTCCGACAAGCGGCGCTTCGGGACCCACGATCGTCAGCTCAATCCCCTCTTTTTCCACATAGTCGGCCAGCGCTTCGTAGTCGCTGATATCGACATTTTCTCCCATCTGCGGCGTCGCCCCGTTACCCGGTGCGAAGTAGATCTTCTCCACCGCCGGATCTTTGTGCAAAGCACGCCCTATCGCATATTCACGTCCACCGCTTCCCACGACCATCACTCTCATACCGAAGACCCTTTTTTAACAAAAAATTAAAAACTAAAAATTGTAGTGAGCTGCTGACGCAGAGAATATATACAATTGGAAAAAGCAGACCGTTGGGTAAAATTTTTAGTTTTTAACTTTTAGTTTTGTTGGATTGTGACCGAGCGGGCGTTCACGCGTGAGTGTGGTCCATCAATAGACCAACGGTGCAGGAGGGAGATGCGCTTTAGGCGGCAGCTTCTCGCCGTTGGCTCCGGCTCGAACGAAGTTACCGACACACCACGCATCTACGCCAATCCCGCGATATCAAAGTGTTGGACCCCCGATATGCGGGTAGCGCACCGCTCAGTCACCCTGACGGCCGGAAGGCCGTACAGCTAATTCAATTATACTCCAAATTGCTTAATCGGGGACTAAATTTTTCGAAAAACGGATCGCTTCGTCGATGGATGTGGAGGGAGAAATTGCCGGTTTGACGCCATTTGGGAATGCTTGTGCCGTTTTGTTGCCGATGGCCACCGCCTTCCAGCTTTCGTCCCAGTCGAAATTTTCGAAGAAACATTTGACGATGGAAGGAGCAGTGAAAATGAGAACGGCGCCCGCTTCCGGTCTCTGCTTTCGTTCGTAATGACTGCAGGAGGTTTCGTAAACGACCGCCTCTTCCACTTCGATGCCCGCTTCTTGCAGCTCTTTGGCGATTTTTGAGACCACCACCCTGGGACGGGCATAGAGCCAACGCAGTTTTTTGAAACGCTTCGCCAGCTCTTTCGCCAATACATCGCCGTAGGCTTTGGACGCGACGTAAATCACTTTCCCTCCCCGCGCTTGCGCTTCCGCCGCCGTCTGCTTTCCGATGGCCGCCACCGGCAGCCTTTTCCACGCCCCGCCAGAAACCTCATCCAAAGCGACAATCCCTTGCCTTGAGGTAAGAATTATGGCGTCGAACCTGGAAAAATCGATGGTTTGTGGCAGCAGCGTAAAACGGATCATCGGAAGGTGCTTCGCCTCCGGCCGGGAGGTGGGGGAGAGAAGGTAGATTCGGGTGGGTGTTGCGTGTCGGGTGTCGGGCTTCTCGGCGGCCCGCACCGCTTCTTTCTTGTTTCTCATTTCACCGTTCACGCCGCGGCAACGCTTTGCCTCACTCCCACTCGATCGTCGCCGGCGGTTTGGAGCTGATGTCGTAGACGACCCGGTTAATGCCGTCGACTTCGTTGATGATCCGCCGGCTGATGCGCTCGAGCAGATCGTGGGGGAGGTGGGCGAAGGTGGCGGTCATGCCGTCCACGGCTTCGACGACACGCACACAGACCGTGTTGTCGTAGGTGCGGTTGTCTCCCATGACACCCACACTCTTGACGTTGAGCAGCACCGCGAACGCCTGCCATGTCTTGTTGTAGTAACCGCTCGCTTTCAGCTCCTCGAGAAGAATCACGTCCGCTTCCCTCAGAAGATCGAGATCGTAGATGTTCACCTCCCCCATGATGCGGATCGCCAGGCCGGGTCCCGGGAAGGGGTGACGGTACACCAGCGACTCGGGCAGCCCCAGCTCCAGCCCCAGTTTTCGCACCTCATCCTTGAAGAGTTCCCGAAGCGGCTCGATCAGTTCGAAATCCATCCACTCGGGAAGGCCGCCCACATTATGGTGCGACTTGATCGTCTCGCTGGGCCCCTTGACCGAAACCGATTCGATGACGTCGGGGTAGAGGGTGCCCTGGGCCAGGAATCTGATCCCTTCGTGCTTTTTCGCTTCCTCTTCGAAGACCTCGATGAAGGTGTGGCCGATGATTTTGCGCTTCTGTTCCGGATCGGTGACGCCCGCCAGTTTCACCAGAAAATGTTCGCTGGCATCGACGGTGATCAGTGGTACCTTCAAATGGACCTTGAATACGCTTTCGACCTGCTCGCGCTCCCCTTTTCTCAAGAGGCCGTTGTCGACAAAGACCGGTATAAGCTGATCGCCGATCGCTTCATAAAGCAGCGCCGCCACGACGGAAGAGTCGACCCCGCCGGAGAGGGCACAGAGCACCTTCCCGTCGCCGACCTGCTCCCGGATCTTTTTGATCTGCTCCTTGAGGAAATGTCCCATGTCCCACTTTTCGCTCACCCCGCAGATGGTGCGGGCGAAATTGCGCAGCATGATGTGCCCCTCTTCGGAGTGGTGAACTTCCGGGTGGAACTGGAGGGCGTAAATTTTTCTCGTCTCGTCCGCGATGGCGGCGTAGGGGGAGTTGTCACTGTAGGCGATCGGCTTGAAGCCTTCCGGAAGTTTTTCGACCCTGTCGGAGTGGCTCATCCAGACGACGGTGCCGTCGTGACACCCTTCAAAAAGCGGCGAAGTATGCCCATGCTCTTCGTGGAAATGGAGTTCCGCTTTGCCGTATTCGTGATGACTGGAGCGAACAACCGACCCCCCGAAATCGACGGCGATGCGCTGCATGCCGTAACAGATGCCAAGTATCGGAAGTCCCAGATCGTAGACCGCTTTGTCGACTTCGTAGGCATCCTTGTCGTATACCGAGGCAGGGCCGCCGCTGAGGATAATGCCTTTGGGGTTTTTCGCACGAATCTCTTCGACTTTCGTGAAATAGGGAACGATTTCGCAATAGACCTTCTCTTCCCGCAGCCTTCTTGCGATGAGCTGGGTGTACTGCGATCCGAAATCGAGAACGATGATGCTGACGTCTTTCAAAATGGAATCCTTGGAAATTTATTGATCGTATTTTAGCGAAAAAGGGTTGAGTGCGATATGAAGAGGAGTATGGAAGCCGCGAAAGCGGCATCCACGGTTTTTCAAAGATTCTTGTTTGGGTTCAATACAGTCCCATCATCTCGAACTGGATGTACCACAGTACCATGCCGAGCGCATAGCCGGCCAGGACGGTCCACGCGAGTTTGATGTGGGCGTTGAAGGTGTAGATACCGCGAAGGCGTCCCATAACGCCCACACCCGCGGCGGAACCGAAACTGATGAGACTGCCGCCGATACCGGCTGTCAGCGTCACCAGCAGCCACTGATCGATGCCCATTTCCGGACTCGCCTTCAAAATCGCGCTCATGACCGGCACGTTGTCGACGATCGCGGAGATGAAACCGACGCCGATGTTGGCAGCGGTCGGTCCGACGATGCCGTAAAGATCGTGGATATAGTCGAGATACCCCAGAAAGTGGAGCGCTCCCACGGCAGAGAGGATGCCGAAGAAAAAGAGGAGCGTGTCGTTTTCGACCTTCTTCATGTTGACAAAGACATCATACCCTTCCGCCGTGGTACTGTGCTGAAGCTTGTAGGAGTGGAGTTTCAGCAGCGAGAGACCGAACATCATGCCCCACATGGCGGGAAAGTGGAAAAACTGGTGTCCCAGCACCGCGATGGCGATCGTGAAAACTCCCAGCCAGATGACGGTTTTTCCCCCGTCTTTCATGGTCGGAATCTCCTCGGCCTCCACATTGAAATGGGGCTCTCCGTCCGGCACATAGCGGGCAAGAAGCCATCCGGTCAGAAGCCAACTGGCGATGGAGGGTATGAAAAGATAGAGAAAATCGACAAATTCGCCTTTGCCGGCCGTCCATGCCATCAGGGTCGTGATGTCGCCGAAGGGACTCCAGGCACCCCCCGCATTGGCGGCGACGACAATGTTGATGGCACCGGCCACGAGGAAATCTTTGTTGTTTTTGTCGATCGTGAAAAGAACGGTCGAGAGTATCAGTGCCGTCGTCAGGTTGTCGGCCACCGGAGAGATGAAGAAGGCCAGCAGGCCCGTCAGCCAGAAGAGTTTTTTGTAACTGTACCCTTTCGAAACCAGTTTGTATTTGAGCACATCGAAAACACGGCGTTCGATCAATGTTTCGATGAATGTCATCGCCACGAAGAGAAAGAAGAAGATTTCGGCGATTTCCAGTATCAGCTTGCTCATCTCGTGATGGAGCGGGTCGGGGTCCATCCCGTTGAGTGTAAAATAGATGCCGATGAGCATAAACATGAAGGTACCGGCAAACAGCGCGGGCTTGGCTTTGTTGATTTCATACTTCTCTTCGGTCGCTACGAAGTAGTAGGCCAGCAAAAAGATCGCCAGGTCGATGATGCCGACCCAGGTGGTCGTCAGATGAAACGTCGCTTCGTGCATTGTTTTCCTTTCTGTAATGACATAACGTTGCGCAAGCGGCGCAAAATCACGTCGTTGATATTCGCTCAATACGACGATCGAGCAGATCGCGCCCGACCGGGCGCCGCATCTGCTTTCCATCGATTTGAGTAAATATCGGTACTATTCGTTGATTATGTAATGCGCTCCCACCGATTCTTTGCGGGCAAGCGCCGATTCGATAATTTTTCTGGCGGTTTTAAGACGCAAAGCAAGCAGACGGCCGATGGTCAGATGCTGGACGTCGTCGACGAAATCGAGGGCACGTTCGAGCCCCGAGCGGGTTCTGACGATGCCCACCTCCTGCCACATCGTCCGCCGCAGGCGCTGTTTGAGAATCGTATCGTCCTTTTCGACCAGTTTGCCCTTGAACTCGGCGAAAGCGGGTTTGTGGCTCCAGGAGAAACGTTTTTCGACCAGGTGGATCGCGGCGCGACGGCCAAAAACGAGTCCCTCCAGCAGCGAATTGCTCGCCAGCCTGTTGGCCCCGTGAACCCCGGTACTCGCCGCTTCGCCGACGACATAGAGGTTTTCGAGCCCCGGCACCACGCCGTCGAGGTCGCAGACGATGCCGCCGATCGCGTAGTGGAAAGCCGGCGAGATGGGCACCCAGTCTTTGGGCAGATTGAAGCCGACCGAGGCGAGGGACTTCTTGATGTTGGGAAAGCGGTGGGCGAAAAACTCTTCGTCGAACATGTCCATCTTCAGATAGACTTTGGTGCCCCGGCGCTTTTGATAGTCGAAAATCGCCCGGCTGACGATATCCCTCGAGGCCAGCTCTCCCCGCTCGTCGTAGTCGAAAAGAAAGCGGCGCCCCTCTTCGTCTACGATTTCGGCACCCTCCCCCCTGAGAGCTTCGGTCAGAAGCTGTTTTCTCGCCCAGGGGTTGTCCACATAGACGGTGGGATGAAACTGCATCATCTCCATCATGTCGAGGCGAATGCCCCGTTCGAGGCCGATGCCATGGATGTCGGAGCTGATGGTGCGGGAGTTGGTGTGGTAGGCGTAAAGGCTTCCCACACCGCCGCTGGCGATGATGATCGCATCGGCGTAAAGTTCCTTGATCTCGTCGTTGATCAATGCACGCAGCCCGTAGCAGGTATCGCCCGAACGCAGAAGGTCGAAGACCCGGACATTGTAGACAAAGGGGTGGGGGTTGGCCTCCATGAGAAACTGGTGAAGGTAGCGCCCCGTCGCGTCGCCGCCGGCATGGAGAATGCGCGGTCGGCTGTGGGCGGCCTCCTTCGTGTAAAGAAGATTGCCCTTTTCGTCACGGTCGAACAGAAATCCGCGTCGGACGAGATCGGGAATCACGTCAAGGCTCTCTTTGACCATCACCTCCACCGCTTCGCGGTTGCACAGGCCCGCGCCTGCGTTGAGCGTATCTTCGATATGGGCTTCGACATCGCTTTCATCCACGGCAGCAGCCACGCCACCCTGGGCGTAGAAAGTGTTGCACTCCCACGGAATATCCTTGCACAAAATCAGAACGCGCTTCTGTTTGGGAATATGAAGTGCCGCGTAGAGCCCGGCGATTCCCGCGCCGATTATGATGACATCGTATTTGCTGTCGGTTTTCATGATGGTTTCATCTCTCCCTTTGCGTATCGTTCCCTCCGGCCTTTTCCCTAAACTTTAGTGGCCGCTCTTCTCTTTGGGGTAGTAGGGCGGCGCCTTGTGGCCGCAGCCTCCAAGGCCTGCCAGAAGTGATGCTATAATAAGTATATGAAAAAGATTGATACTGTTCTTCATCATCTCGTTTCCCAACCCATCTATGCCCGACTGCGGGAGCGGGAGTGTTTTCGGCGCATCAAAGCCGCCCTTCCCGAACCGATGCGGCGCGGCATTCTTTTTATGTATATCAAAAACCGGACACTCTTCTTCGTGGTGAAACACCCGGCCTTCAAAATGGAGTTCGATTATAAGCTCTCTTTAATTAAGAACCTATTAAGCTCTCTTCCGCCGGTAAAGGAGGCGTGCATCGATGACGAAATCACCGAAATCAGGGCTTTCGTTTCGAAGTTCTCACCGGCACCGAAACCCCCCGTGGATACAGAACCGAGGTATCGTGAACGGGCACGGGGCACGTTCGACGCCGATTCGGCCGATCCATCGATCAAAGAGGTTTTCGCACAGATAAAAAAGAGTATAGAACACAACCTGAGACGATGATAGAGCGTTTGAAAAACCTTCCCGACACGCCGGGTGTTTACCAGTATTTCGATAAAGAGGGGCGGCTTCTGTATGTCGGCAAAGCCAAAAGCCTGAAAAAACGTGTCAAAAGCTATTTCAGGTTTACGCCCACGCTGGCCCCCGCGCCGAACCTTGGTCCACGCATCTACCAGATGATCGCCCAGGCCGCACGCATCAAAACGATCGTCACCCCCACCGAAAGCGATGCGCTCCTGCTGGAAAACTCCCTTATAAAGCAGCTCAAACCCAAATACAACATACTGCTCAGAGACGACAAAACCTATCCCTACATCTACATCGACATGAGCGAGCCTTTCCCCCGCTTCGAACTGACACGCAAGGTAGTCAGAGGCAGAAAAGTGAAATATTTCGGCCCCTTCCCCCACGGTGCCAGGGCCATTCTCGACTCCTTGTACGAACTGGTGCCGCTGGTTCAGAAAAAGGGGTGCCTCAAAGGCAAGAAAGCGTGCCTTTTCCACCAGATCGGCCGCTGCGAGGCTCCCTGCGAAGGGAAAATCGACGAAACCGCCTACAAAACCCTCATCAAAGAGGCCCTCTCCTACATCCACAACCGGCAGAAGATAAAAAAAGCGCTCGAGCGGCGCATGCAGCAGTATGCCCAGTCGCTCCGGTTCGAAGAGGCGGCACAGATTCGCGACCGCATCGACGCGATCGACAAGATCGAGGAGTTTTCCAGTGCCGACCTGGCCAAGCTCGAGGACCTCGACATCTTCGCCGTCGATTTCGGCGAGGAGGGAGGTGTCCTGGTCAGACTCTTCATGCGGGAGGGCAAAATCGTGGCTTCGAGCCATACATGGCTCAATCTGCATGACGAGTCGGACATCGGCGAAGTCTATCGCCGCAGCATCCTCGAATTCTACAGTGCCGAAACCCCCTTCACGGCCCGCGCCATACTCACCGCCCATCCCTTCGAAGAGCAGGAGGAGCTGGCCGCGCTTCTTGCGAAACGTCTTGGGAAAAAGGTCGCCATCGCGACACCCAGGCGGGGAGACAAAAAACGGCTCGTCGCGCTGGGCATGCAAAACGCCAAAGAGCTGCTCAGACAAAAAAGGGATCGTCCGAAATCCGACGTTTCCGAGCAGATCCGCGATCTCCTGGATCTTGCGGAGCCGCCGGAGCGGATCGAGATTTTCGACAACTCCCATCTTGCCGGCAAAGCGCCGGTGGGCGCGATGGTCGTCTTTAATGGCGGAAAATGGGAAAAATCCTCCTACCGCCACTACAATCTCGCCGCAAAAGACGAATACCACCAGATGGAGGAGATGCTCACACAGCGCATCGCCTCTTTTAAAAAATCGCCACCCCCCGACCTGTGGGTCATCGACGGGGGGGAGACCCTGCGCGCACTAGCATCTGGACTGCTCAAAAAGTTCGGAACGAACCTGCCTGTTGTCGGCATCGCGAAGGAGAAGATCGACGCCAAAGCCCACCGGGCGAAAGGATCGGCCAGGGATCTTCTCTACACCGAAAAGGGCGCGATGCGCCTGATGCCAAGCGACCGGCGACTTCAGTGGTTCCAGCGCCTGCGCGACGAAGCCCACCGTTTCGCCATCGCCTACCACAAAAAACAGCGCCTCAAGGAGGACAAGAAGATCTCCCTGCTGGAGGCCAGGGGCATCGGTCCGGCCAAAGTGAAACGGCTGATCGACTATTTCAGCTCCTTCGAAGCGATCAGGGAGGCCGATATGCAGACACTGGCGAAGGTACTAAACAAAACCGATGCCGTGTCGATAATTAGGTATCTTCAAAACGCCCGTGAAAAAGAGCAGGATTGACGGGCGTGAAGATCCAAGAAAAATGTAGAGAGCATTGTGCTATGATAGAAAAGAATTAGACGTCAGGTGTGTCAGATGATCCGAACTTTCCGATGGGCCATGTTCTGCAGAATCGGCAAAAAGCACTTTTTTCATCCCGGTTTTTCCGGATTTTCCGAAAAACCGCACCACCCCGTCTCTTTTCGCGGCGACAATGCGCAATATCAT
This genomic interval from Hydrogenimonas urashimensis contains the following:
- a CDS encoding LPS-assembly protein LptD; translated protein: MRNLLFLLFAVTFMLAASEEMSQVQILASKVERNATVLSAQESVVVYYKDMILQADRALYDTNRSIMEFFGNVTLMKGMEYALLGDYVYLDLKNDHDIFENYFLAGFETQLWARGKKAERHKEEISLQKALLSSCDVTCPDWHIEFRSVDYNMTTKWMNIWNPRFYIKDMPVFYLPYLGVSTEKERKSGLLRPNFGISDRDGFIYEQPFYLAIDPQWDLQITPQYRVDRGIGAYALFRFVDSPYSKGHIKAGYFKTKKSYVEKYDLKNSSHYGMELRYERTRLFSPLGGDSRDGFYADITYLNDPDYINLQARTNAELADSSQVQSRINYYYNTQDNYAGIYGKYFIDTALSDEERRETFQNIPIIQLHHYQNALLGFNSLQYSADYRFNHFFTESGKHIEFQEINLPLTFYTSFFDDYLKFSISENLYYSYSAYKNMEDVLKKNGVENDYYSLFRNYHRIDLYSDLARSYGENFHTMQLRVTYNKPSFSSEKGATIEEISVLRSPRENLMMSVINYLYDARDKEFLYYRIAQPILYEPAEESGGKYNRYGDLENEIRYRFLDHYEIYTDIFFSYYLHTVSAATSYFKISQPKFDIMVNHFIKQRLNDEKNVEKTSDFFNLNGTYRSEAGHDYYANISYDNLNRRMNRWGIGAHFYRHCWDLDIGIRDEMKPILTSAQADSIHNITFYFRINLVPFGEYEHAFEQEL
- a CDS encoding RDD family protein, which gives rise to MDEPIENRLRKSGLQPAPLGRRSVAFAIDDMLISIIFIILLWQPISMAQGPQEVAAVINSVWLLIATAHIIYHTWFVWQYGATLGKIAMKMVVVETGTMQRPRFSVAFNRAIFRVISGMVFYLGFAWAFFDPLRQTWHDKVASTLVVDA
- the purD gene encoding phosphoribosylamine--glycine ligase, producing MRVMVVGSGGREYAIGRALHKDPAVEKIYFAPGNGATPQMGENVDISDYEALADYVEKEGIELTIVGPEAPLVGGIVDIFKARGLKIFGPSKKAAQLEGSKIFMKNFLARHNIPTARYVETESIEEAFGFIDSLTEPIVVKADGLCAGKGVIIAKSRDEAKKAASEMLSGKAFGEAGTKIVVEEFLNGYELSLFAICDGRDYVLLPAAQDHKRLLDNDEGPNTGGMGAYAPTPLINDELYRKIEARIIKPTVDGMAEEGMPFEGVLFAGLMIVDNEPYTLEFNVRFGDPECEVLMPLLKTPAGELFDKAASGRLKELDVAFMDKYAVGVVMASRNYPYKSSEPAEIIIDRIVHTELAEKAHIDFAGVSLIDGKLMATGGRVLVCVGLGDSIKEARDNAYMLCGQVHFAGKQCRSDIAYQALRQTDG
- a CDS encoding uroporphyrinogen-III synthase; its protein translation is MRNKKEAVRAAEKPDTRHATPTRIYLLSPTSRPEAKHLPMIRFTLLPQTIDFSRFDAIILTSRQGIVALDEVSGGAWKRLPVAAIGKQTAAEAQARGGKVIYVASKAYGDVLAKELAKRFKKLRWLYARPRVVVSKIAKELQEAGIEVEEAVVYETSCSHYERKQRPEAGAVLIFTAPSIVKCFFENFDWDESWKAVAIGNKTAQAFPNGVKPAISPSTSIDEAIRFSKNLVPD
- the guaA gene encoding glutamine-hydrolyzing GMP synthase: MKDVSIIVLDFGSQYTQLIARRLREEKVYCEIVPYFTKVEEIRAKNPKGIILSGGPASVYDKDAYEVDKAVYDLGLPILGICYGMQRIAVDFGGSVVRSSHHEYGKAELHFHEEHGHTSPLFEGCHDGTVVWMSHSDRVEKLPEGFKPIAYSDNSPYAAIADETRKIYALQFHPEVHHSEEGHIMLRNFARTICGVSEKWDMGHFLKEQIKKIREQVGDGKVLCALSGGVDSSVVAALLYEAIGDQLIPVFVDNGLLRKGEREQVESVFKVHLKVPLITVDASEHFLVKLAGVTDPEQKRKIIGHTFIEVFEEEAKKHEGIRFLAQGTLYPDVIESVSVKGPSETIKSHHNVGGLPEWMDFELIEPLRELFKDEVRKLGLELGLPESLVYRHPFPGPGLAIRIMGEVNIYDLDLLREADVILLEELKASGYYNKTWQAFAVLLNVKSVGVMGDNRTYDNTVCVRVVEAVDGMTATFAHLPHDLLERISRRIINEVDGINRVVYDISSKPPATIEWE
- the nhaD gene encoding sodium:proton antiporter NhaD, with translation MHEATFHLTTTWVGIIDLAIFLLAYYFVATEEKYEINKAKPALFAGTFMFMLIGIYFTLNGMDPDPLHHEMSKLILEIAEIFFFLFVAMTFIETLIERRVFDVLKYKLVSKGYSYKKLFWLTGLLAFFISPVADNLTTALILSTVLFTIDKNNKDFLVAGAINIVVAANAGGAWSPFGDITTLMAWTAGKGEFVDFLYLFIPSIASWLLTGWLLARYVPDGEPHFNVEAEEIPTMKDGGKTVIWLGVFTIAIAVLGHQFFHFPAMWGMMFGLSLLKLHSYKLQHSTTAEGYDVFVNMKKVENDTLLFFFGILSAVGALHFLGYLDYIHDLYGIVGPTAANIGVGFISAIVDNVPVMSAILKASPEMGIDQWLLVTLTAGIGGSLISFGSAAGVGVMGRLRGIYTFNAHIKLAWTVLAGYALGMVLWYIQFEMMGLY
- the nadB gene encoding L-aspartate oxidase — its product is MKTDSKYDVIIIGAGIAGLYAALHIPKQKRVLILCKDIPWECNTFYAQGGVAAAVDESDVEAHIEDTLNAGAGLCNREAVEVMVKESLDVIPDLVRRGFLFDRDEKGNLLYTKEAAHSRPRILHAGGDATGRYLHQFLMEANPHPFVYNVRVFDLLRSGDTCYGLRALINDEIKELYADAIIIASGGVGSLYAYHTNSRTISSDIHGIGLERGIRLDMMEMMQFHPTVYVDNPWARKQLLTEALRGEGAEIVDEEGRRFLFDYDERGELASRDIVSRAIFDYQKRRGTKVYLKMDMFDEEFFAHRFPNIKKSLASVGFNLPKDWVPISPAFHYAIGGIVCDLDGVVPGLENLYVVGEAASTGVHGANRLASNSLLEGLVFGRRAAIHLVEKRFSWSHKPAFAEFKGKLVEKDDTILKQRLRRTMWQEVGIVRTRSGLERALDFVDDVQHLTIGRLLALRLKTARKIIESALARKESVGAHYIINE
- the uvrC gene encoding excinuclease ABC subunit UvrC; translated protein: MIERLKNLPDTPGVYQYFDKEGRLLYVGKAKSLKKRVKSYFRFTPTLAPAPNLGPRIYQMIAQAARIKTIVTPTESDALLLENSLIKQLKPKYNILLRDDKTYPYIYIDMSEPFPRFELTRKVVRGRKVKYFGPFPHGARAILDSLYELVPLVQKKGCLKGKKACLFHQIGRCEAPCEGKIDETAYKTLIKEALSYIHNRQKIKKALERRMQQYAQSLRFEEAAQIRDRIDAIDKIEEFSSADLAKLEDLDIFAVDFGEEGGVLVRLFMREGKIVASSHTWLNLHDESDIGEVYRRSILEFYSAETPFTARAILTAHPFEEQEELAALLAKRLGKKVAIATPRRGDKKRLVALGMQNAKELLRQKRDRPKSDVSEQIRDLLDLAEPPERIEIFDNSHLAGKAPVGAMVVFNGGKWEKSSYRHYNLAAKDEYHQMEEMLTQRIASFKKSPPPDLWVIDGGETLRALASGLLKKFGTNLPVVGIAKEKIDAKAHRAKGSARDLLYTEKGAMRLMPSDRRLQWFQRLRDEAHRFAIAYHKKQRLKEDKKISLLEARGIGPAKVKRLIDYFSSFEAIREADMQTLAKVLNKTDAVSIIRYLQNAREKEQD